In the genome of Quercus robur chromosome 3, dhQueRobu3.1, whole genome shotgun sequence, one region contains:
- the LOC126717354 gene encoding DNA damage-repair/toleration protein DRT102 isoform X1: MAESTTTTTTRPLKIIAGADSFGCTLKDTLVSHLRSLNIEVEDLCTSSYYTIAAEVGRQVSSSTTPAATETRGLVACGTGVGVAIFANKFPGVYAATCLTPEDALNARSINNSNVLAVSGMSTSPSTAIDILNTWLNTPFKSPCPASNSQPWPQDIESFLDSSIKEMPTIGSGSSQSDESAKCAICCLVKNRELNPIDIIPGGSMKILRETPTSAFVRFKAGSVEPAHHHTFGHDLVVMEGKKSVWNLSKKERYDLGVGDFLFTPAGDVHRVKYYEDTEFFIRWDGKWDMFFDEDLETAKAAVDKELGNGAV; the protein is encoded by the coding sequence ATGGCCGAgtctaccaccaccaccaccactcgtCCTCTCAAAATCATAGCCGGAGCCGACTCCTTCGGCTGTACTCTCAAAGACACCTTGGTCTCCCACCTCCGTTCCCTCAACATCGAAGTAGAAGACCTCTGCACCTCCTCCTACTACACCATCGCCGCCGAAGTTGGCCGCCAAGTCTCCTCTTCCACCACCCCGGCCGCCACAGAAACCCGTGGCCTCGTCGCTTGTGGCACAGGCGTTGGTGTTGCTATCTTCGCCAACAAATTCCCAGGCGTTTATGCAGCCACTTGTCTCACTCCTGAAGATGCTCTCAACGCTCGCTCCATCAACAACTCCAATGTCCTCGCAGTCTCAGGCATGTCCACTTCACCCTCCACCGCCATTGATATCCTCAACACTTGGCTCAACACTCCTTTCAAGTCTCCTTGTCCGGCTTCTAACTCTCAACCTTGGCCTCAAGATATAGAGTCTTTTCTTGACAGCTCTATCAAAGAAATGCCCACCATTGGATCTGGTTCTTCTCAGTCTGATGAATCTGCAAAATGTGCTATTTGTTGTTTGGTGAAGAATAGGGAATTGAATCCGATCGATATAATCCCAGGTGGGTCTATGAAGATTTTGAGAGAGACTCCCACATCGGCTTTTGTGAGGTTTAAAGCTGGGAGTGTGGAGCCGGCTCATCATCATACTTTTGGGCATGATTTGGTGGTGATGGAGGGGAAGAAGAGTGTGTGGAACTTGAGCAAAAAGGAGAGGTATGATTTGGGTGTTGGGGATTTTTTGTTTACTCCTGCTGGGGATGTGCATAGAGTGAAGTATTATGAGGATACTGAGTTTTTCATCAGGTGGGATGGGAAATGGGATATGTTCTTTGATGAGGATCTTGAGACTGCTAAGGCTGCTGTTGACAAAGAATTGGGTAATGGGGCTGTGTGA
- the LOC126717354 gene encoding DNA damage-repair/toleration protein DRT102 isoform X2, whose amino-acid sequence MAESTTTTTTRPLKIIAGADSFGCTLKDTLVSHLRSLNIEVEDLCTSSYYTIAAEVGRQVSSSTTPAATETRGLVACGTGVGVAIFANKFPGVYAATCLTPEDALNARSINNSNVLAVSGMSTSPSTAIDILNTWLNTPFKSPCPASNSQPWPQDIESFLDSSIKEMPTIGSGSSQSDESAKCAICCLVKNRELNPIDIIPGGSMKILRETPTSAFVRFKAGSVEPAHHHTFGHDLVVMEGKKSVWNLSKKERYDLGVGDFLFTPAGDVHRVKYYEDTEFFIRWDGKWDMFFDEDLETAKAAVEKELGNGAV is encoded by the coding sequence ATGGCCGAgtctaccaccaccaccaccactcgtCCTCTCAAAATCATAGCCGGAGCCGACTCCTTCGGCTGTACTCTCAAAGACACCTTGGTCTCCCACCTCCGTTCCCTCAACATCGAAGTAGAAGACCTCTGCACCTCCTCCTACTACACCATCGCCGCCGAAGTTGGCCGCCAAGTCTCCTCTTCCACCACCCCGGCCGCCACAGAAACCCGTGGCCTCGTCGCTTGTGGCACAGGCGTTGGTGTTGCTATCTTCGCCAACAAATTCCCAGGCGTTTATGCAGCCACTTGTCTCACTCCTGAAGATGCTCTCAACGCTCGCTCCATCAACAACTCCAATGTCCTCGCAGTCTCAGGCATGTCCACTTCACCCTCCACCGCCATTGATATCCTCAACACTTGGCTCAACACTCCTTTCAAGTCTCCTTGTCCGGCTTCTAACTCTCAACCTTGGCCTCAAGATATAGAGTCTTTTCTTGACAGCTCTATCAAAGAAATGCCCACCATTGGATCTGGTTCTTCTCAGTCTGATGAATCTGCAAAATGTGCTATTTGTTGTTTGGTGAAGAATAGGGAATTGAATCCGATCGATATAATCCCAGGTGGGTCTATGAAGATTTTGAGAGAGACTCCCACATCGGCTTTTGTGAGGTTTAAAGCTGGGAGTGTGGAGCCGGCTCATCATCATACTTTTGGGCATGATTTGGTGGTGATGGAGGGGAAGAAGAGTGTGTGGAACTTGAGCAAAAAGGAGAGGTATGATTTGGGTGTTGGGGATTTTTTGTTTACTCCTGCTGGGGATGTGCATAGAGTGAAGTATTATGAGGATACTGAGTTTTTCATCAG